One window from the genome of Rufibacter tibetensis encodes:
- a CDS encoding N-formylglutamate amidohydrolase translates to MPVTCILTCEHAGNELPPEFEHLFKGKEEELYSHKAIDFGALRLARHLATACYLPLYSTSISRLLVEHNRSLDSEELFSDFTKDLSEEEKHTILDKYYFPHRDEVEEKVREEVEAGNKVLHLAVHTFTPVKEGEVREAEIGILFDPDRSWEKEIAAQLKADLQNQNLDRKVLDNSPYPGVDDGLPTYLRTKFSNDQYAGFELEINQKFFLNGDPEVWQKVLHEMATSVKALLATLARREK, encoded by the coding sequence ATGCCTGTTACCTGTATTCTCACCTGTGAGCACGCGGGCAATGAACTTCCGCCTGAGTTTGAGCACCTGTTCAAAGGGAAAGAGGAAGAACTTTACTCGCACAAAGCCATTGATTTTGGCGCGCTGCGGCTGGCCCGGCACCTGGCTACGGCCTGTTACCTGCCCTTGTACTCTACTTCTATCTCCCGGCTGCTGGTAGAACACAACCGGTCCTTAGACAGTGAGGAGCTGTTCTCTGACTTTACCAAAGACCTTTCTGAAGAGGAGAAGCACACCATTCTGGACAAGTATTATTTCCCGCACCGTGATGAGGTGGAGGAAAAAGTAAGGGAAGAAGTAGAAGCCGGAAACAAGGTCCTGCATCTGGCGGTGCACACGTTTACCCCGGTAAAGGAGGGTGAAGTGCGCGAAGCGGAGATCGGGATTTTGTTTGATCCGGACAGATCCTGGGAAAAAGAGATTGCCGCCCAACTTAAAGCCGATCTTCAAAATCAAAACCTGGATCGCAAGGTGTTGGACAACTCGCCTTATCCCGGGGTAGATGATGGCCTGCCTACGTACCTGCGCACCAAATTCAGCAATGACCAGTACGCCGGTTTTGAGCTGGAGATAAACCAGAAGTTCTTCCTGAACGGTGACCCTGAAGTCTGGCAAAAGGTCCTGCACGAAATGGCCACTAGTGTGAAAGCGCTGCTGGCTACTTTAGCCAGGAGAGAAAAATAA